The following are encoded in a window of Mus caroli unplaced genomic scaffold, CAROLI_EIJ_v1.1 scaffold_11020_1, whole genome shotgun sequence genomic DNA:
- the LOC110288379 gene encoding secreted seminal-vesicle Ly-6 protein 1-like: MGKHILLLLLGLSLLVMSLQALTCITCDRINSQGICESGEGCCQARPGEKCASLITLKDGKIQFGNQRCANICFTGIMQNGDQTVKMKCCKKRSFCNEL; encoded by the exons ATGGGAAAGCACATCTTGCTGCTCCTGCTTGGCCTGTCTTTGCTGGTGATGTCCTTGCAAG ctttgaCCTGTATCACGTGTGATAGGATCAATTCTCAGGGGATTTGTGAGAGTGGAGAAGGTTGTTGTCAGGCTAGACCTGGAGAGAAATGTGCCTCGCTGATAACCCTTAAAG ATGGCAAAATTCAGTTTGGAAACCAAAGATGTGCTAACATTTGCTTCACTGGGATTATGCAGAATGGAGATCAAACAGTAAAAATGAAGTGCTGCAAGAAAAGGTCTTTCTGCAATGAACTATAA